The following nucleotide sequence is from Coffea eugenioides isolate CCC68of chromosome 3, Ceug_1.0, whole genome shotgun sequence.
CTGGGGTAGCCAGCTCCCGTAATGTCTGGGTGTTGGCCATGCTCAATTCGTCTTCTATTGACTCGTTTTCAGAAAATGAGTACCCTTCTTTTTGtctcttggtctcttgcctTCGCCTACGTgctgccttctcaacctcaggatcgtataccaagtcacctgtgcgagaagaacggggcataaactagcaaaagtaccaagaaaaataaaaataaaataaaacaaaataaaaactgaattcaaaaagaaacaaataattcagacgccagtccccggcaacggcgccaaaaattgacaggtgccgaacctgtgcaataataataaataaatcctaactaccacctgaaacagctagtaatcaattcgagtactggagcagggactctaggtgtgcaatgggttacttgattcaccctgttcccgaagagtttgcttaatccgatatacctgaattaattatttaactgaatttccctaactagtagacagtggtaagcagggtcgtctcctcagggactggagagatatttgtttcttttcaaatcaagattaaTGGGGGGGGTTTTGATATCAAATGCCAActgaacaaattaaatgcagaaaataattaattaaaagaaataactaagagaaactctagccaagggtgcacttcagaaatggttcatgcaactgatcatcgattcaaatataattccaacatttattaatagattggttatagttgtctcgcacgcgctaaacaaccaacccttccttaatttatcgatagctaaggtacgaccgttagctatttctctaacccaaaaacaaccctaggtacgaccgtaggatttaatttccagattgcattattaattagaaaggcccaatcctgactaacaaacacgctacgagggtttattcaaGCCAGATCaaatattcccctgacacaaacccaattatGTCAGTTGCTACTGgaatagagataacgaacaattacggattcaattacccctatataacaaaatagcctatatagacaattaattattgcgcactaatcaatcatacataaggctataacaattagaaacaggaaatatataaatattaataaatggaggaaatagttaaaataaattcgatctcacagtaattgctgaaccaaatcgtcagttgtccccttgactagaattagcgAATTAGCCCTCCATTAATGAAGGACACATCACGCGTGTAAAATCGGGCGAAGTCACCGTATCCGACCTTTCACTTTTTGGTCAAGAGCAGAAGACAAGAGCAAGAAATTTGGATTTCGGCGGCTCTTGGTTTCTTCTCCTGATTGCTAGGCAAATGACGTACAAGAGAAAAGTGTTCCCAATTGCTTGATTCTCGGTCAAACTCAAGGACAAAGTCCAAGAGGTCAATAATGGCGGTTCGAGTGGCTTTCTGTCCTATTTGTTCACACACATACGAGAAGAGCTTTCTCTTGATGTCTAATTTTGGTCAATGCAATTGAACAAAAGTCTTTGCTGAGTCAATcgaaaagaaatcaaaaagcCAATACAGAGTCAATAATGGGGGCTTGTTGTCTCTGCTCCTTTCCTCCCTTACAAGCTGCGGCTCTCTCCTTCTACTTCCAGAGCCgagaaaaaactaaaagcaaaggaaaaaaaaaccaccCCCTAACCTAAGCCACGCGAGAGATAAATAATACCCCCAATAGCCGAAAATTGTtacttgtccaaaattgcagcCAGACTCCCTAGAaacatattaaaataaaatctattacaATTAGGTTTCTTCAGCTTCTCAAGCGGGCCCCACGTCCGATGAATCTTCTAAACGTTGAATTTAAGCACTTTTCAGCAACCATTCCTGCAATtagcaccaaaacaaaatatcagtagaatccacccaattaacgaaaatatttagtcaattaattatgcaataatgcccaaaatacccactaaaatgcaacctatcattTATCAAATCATGGCTAGGTGGTTTTATACAAGTGTCATTCCATTTAATGCTGTAAATAACCCTTTGTTTCCtttaatgattaaaaaatatagaGAATATGGAAAAGGGCTTAAACCACCTTCGTACCATGAAATGAGAGTgacatttttgaaaaaagagatgAAAGAGACATTGAACTTGCTCAATACCTACAAAATAGGGTGGAAAAAAATTGGTTGTACTATTATGTCCGATGGGTGGTCTGATCAAAGAAAGAGAACaatgaacaattttcttgtgAATAGTCGAGCTGGTACTGTGTTCTTATCTTCTATAGACACCACTGATATTTCAAAGATAgctcaaaagttatttgaattgTTAGATGGTATTGTGGAAAAAATTGGAGAGGATAATGTTGTGCAGGTCATCACCGATAATGCTTCTAATTATAAGGCAACTGGAAAAATATTGatggaaaagagaaaaagattgTTTTGGACCCCTTGTGCTGCTTATTGCATTGATCTGATGttggaagattttcaaaagtttgattCGCTCCACAAAGTCACAATACAAAAAGCGAAATCTGTGGTCACATATATTTATTCATGGGGTACAGTTATTAATTGGATGAAAGAGTTCACCAATGGCAAGGAGTTGATTAGGCCTGGAGTTACTCGCTTTGCTACTTCATACTTGACTATGAGACATCTAAGCGAGTTGAAAGGGAATTTGTTTACCTTTTTCTCTTCGGATAAGTGGAAAATAAGTACATATGCTaggagaagaaagggaaaaaattgAAAGCATCATTTTTGATAATCAACAATTTTGGTCATATGTGGAGCTATGTTTAAAGATAGCTTCACCTCTCATCAAAGTATTGAGGATGGTGGATTCTGATGAAAAACCCGCCATGGGTTTTCTCTATAAAGCTATTGATCAGGCGAAAgaagaaatcaaacaaaatgtGAACAATGTTCGAAAAAGGTAATTTTAAATAAGTTTCCATATTAAttataaattcatttttaatttctaTGCTGGATAGTAGAATGATTttactttagttatttttttacTAAACTCATGTTTATATGCTAGATATGAATCAGCATCATTGATAAAAGATGGGAAGATCAATTGAGTCATCCTTTACATGCCGCGGGTTACTATTTGAATCCTCAATTTCAATATAGTCCA
It contains:
- the LOC113766354 gene encoding uncharacterized protein LOC113766354; protein product: MSDGWSDQRKRTMNNFLVNSRAGTVFLSSIDTTDISKIAQKLFELLDGIVEKIGEDNVVQVITDNASNYKATGKILMEKRKRLFWTPCAAYCIDLMLEDFQKFDSLHKVTIQKAKSVVTYIYSWGTVINWMKEFTNGKELIRPGVTRFATSYLTMRHLSELKGNLFTFFSSDKWKITSPLIKVLRMVDSDEKPAMGFLYKAIDQAKEEIKQNVNNVRKRYESASLIKDGKIN